In Hevea brasiliensis isolate MT/VB/25A 57/8 unplaced genomic scaffold, ASM3005281v1 Scaf317, whole genome shotgun sequence, a single genomic region encodes these proteins:
- the LOC131177064 gene encoding phospholipid:diacylglycerol acyltransferase 1-like, translating into MLILRRRSKVQNSSDFSEVEKDREDDKKDRGKEKPKPKQDGGERRIKKWTCVDSCCWFIGCICLIWWFLLFLYNAMPASFPQYVAEAITGPLPDPPGVKLKKEGLTAKHPVVFVPGIVTGGLELWEGHQCADGLFRKRLWGGTFGEVYKGFDFYMLFLDFA; encoded by the exons ATGTTGATTTTGAGGCGGAGGTCGAAAGTGCAGAATTCTTCGGATTTCTCTGAGGTTGAGAAAGACAGAGAGGATGATAAGAAGGATAGAGGAAAGGAGAAACCAAAGCCAAAGCAAGACGGAGGAGAGAGGAGGATAAAGAAATGGACATGCGTAGACAGCTGTTGCTGGTTCATTGGTTGTATATGTTTGATATGGTGGTTTTTGCTTTTCTTGTACAATGCAATGCCTGCCTCTTTCCCTCAGTACGTAGCGGAGGCGATCACGGGGCCGTTGCCCGACCCGCCTGGCGTGAAATTGAAAAAGGAAGGGCTAACAGCCAAGCATCCGGTGGTTTTCGTGCCTGGAATTGTTACCGGCGGGCTGGAATTGTGGGAGGGACACCAGTGTGCTGACGGATTGTTTAGAAAGCGACTCTGGGGTGGCACATTTGGGGAAGTGTACAAAG GCTTTGACTTCTATATGCTTTTTCTGGATTTTGCATAA